Proteins encoded together in one Cicer arietinum cultivar CDC Frontier isolate Library 1 chromosome 4, Cicar.CDCFrontier_v2.0, whole genome shotgun sequence window:
- the LOC101492867 gene encoding putative GEM-like protein 8, whose amino-acid sequence MQTSLLHELVVGTPFISATYDQFQKSANRYLLDPATHQCQYPIKHQIKSRANSNKKKLGRKADSLTQRVQEKARLGNISETIKRKLSLGARILQVGGVEKVFMQYFSVSEGERLLRVSQCYLSTTSGPLAGLLFISTEKVAFCSERSIKVFNQKGQMCRIRYKVAIPLKKIKCVSQSQNVEKPKQKYINIVTVDNFDFWLMGVLKYQKTFKYLEQAISQA is encoded by the exons ATGCAGACCTCACTTCTTCATGAACTAGTTGTTGGAACCCCATTCATCTCTGCAACATATGATCAGTTTCAAAAGTCGGCTAACAGATACTTACTTGATCCTGCCACTCATCAATGTCAATATCCAATCAAACATCAAATTAAAA GTAGAGCAAATTCAAACAAGAAAAAGCTTGGCAGGAAGGCCGATAGTCTGACACAAAGAGTCCAAGAAAAAG CGAGACTTGGAAATATATCTGAAACAATAAAGAGGAAGTTGAGCTTAGGGGCTCGAATTCTTCAAGTGGGTGGGGTGGAGAAAGTGTTTATGCAGTATTTTAGTGTGAGTGAGGGTGAGAGGCTGTTGAGAGTTTCCCAGTGTTATCTGTCCACCACATCTGGCCCTCTTGCTGGTCTCCTCTTCATCTCCACTGAAAAGGTTGCATTTTGCAGTGAGAGATCAATAAAAGTCTTTAATCAGAAAGGGCAAATGTGTAGGATCCGCTATAAG GTTGCCATTCCACTGAAGAAGATCAAGTGTGTGAGCCAAAGTCAAAATGTTGAGAAGCCAAAACAGAAGTACATAAACATAGTCACAGTGGACAATTTTGATTTCTGGTTAATGGGTGTCTTAAAATATCAGAAAACTTTCAAATATCTCGAGCAGGCAATTTCTCAAGCTTAG
- the LOC101492537 gene encoding GEM-like protein 4 encodes MKTSFLHELLNGISITSTKRYLPDSSGKYSKSITKSKQGKLNSVLTKMNMFGKKGDGFAHGIREHVRLGPKITDTIKGKLRLGARILKVGGIEKVFMQLFSVKDGEKLLKELQCYLSTTSGPIAGLLFISTHKVAFCSERSIQVSSPNGELIRAHYKVSIPHEKIQHVNQSQNIKNPSEKYIEMVTVDGFDFWFMGFFYYKKALRYLQQAISLAQRENI; translated from the exons atgaaGACTTCATTTCTTCATGAGCTACTTAATGGAATTTCTATCACCTCAACAAAGAGATACTTGCCTGATTCTTCAGGCAAGTACAGCAAATCCATCACAAAATCAAAGCAAG gTAAATTAAATTCAGTTCTGACTAAGATGAACATGTTTGGAAAAAAGGGTGATGGTTTTGCACATGGAATCAGAGAGCATG TGAGACTAGGACCAAAGATAACAGATACAATAAAAGGGAAATTGAGATTGGGAGCAAGAATTCTTAAAGTTGGAGGAATAGAAAAAGTGTTCATGCAACTTTTTAGTGTTAAAGATGGAGAGAAACTTTTGAAAGAATTACAATGCTACTTATCAACCACATCAGGTCCTATAGCTGGCCTTCTCTTCATATCAACTCACAAAGTTGCTTTTTGTAGTGAGAGATCCATTCAAGTTTCTTCCCCAAATGGAGAATTGATTAGAGCCCATTATAAG GTCTCTATTCCACATGAAAAGATACAACATGTAAACCAAAGTCAAAATATCAAGAATCCATCAGAAAAGTATATAGAAATGGTTACTGTGGATGGTTTTGACTTCTGGTTTATGGGTTTCTTTTATTACAAGAAAGCTTTAAGATATCTTCAGCAGGCTATCTCTCTAGCTCAGAGggaaaatatttag
- the LOC101493199 gene encoding putative GEM-like protein 8, with the protein MQTSLLHHELVVGTPIISATYDQFQKSVNRYLLDPATHQCQYPTKQQIKSRTNLKNKKLARMADSLTQRVQEHVRLGANISETIKRKLSLGARILQVGGVEKVFIKYFSVRDEERLLKVSPCYLSTTSGPLAGLLFISTDKVAFCSERSIKVFNQKGQMCRIHYKVAIPLKKIKCVSQSQNVEKPTQKYINIVTVDNFDFWLMGVLKYQKTFKYLEQAISQA; encoded by the exons ATGCAGACCTCACTTCTTCATCATGAGCTAGTTGTTGGAACTCCAATCATCTCAGCAACATATGATCAGTTTCAAAAGTCGGTTAACAGATACTTACTTGATCCTGCCACTCATCAATGTCAATATCCAACCAAACAGCAAATTAAAA GTAGAAcaaatttgaaaaacaaaaagctTGCCAGGATGGCCGATAGTCTCACACAAAGAGTCCAAGAACATG TGAGACTGGGAGCAAACATATCTGAAACAATAAAGAGGAAGTTGAGCTTAGGGGCTCGAATTCTTCAAGTGGGTGGAGTGGAGAAAGTGTTTATAAAGTATTTTAGTGTGAGAGACGAGGAGAGGTTGTTGAAAGTTTCTCCATGTTATCTGTCCACCACATCTGGTCCTCTAGCTGGTCTCCTCTTCATCTCCACTGACAAGGTTGCCTTTTGCAGTGAGAGATCAATAAAAGTCTTCAATCAGAAAGGACAAATGTGTAGGATCCACTATAAG gttgCCATTCCACTGAAGAAGATCAAGTGTGTGAGCCAAAGTCAAAATGTTGAGAAGCCAACACAGAAGTACATAAACATAGTCACAGTGGACAATTTTGATTTCTGGTTAATGGGTGTCTTAAAATATCAGAAAACTTTCAAATATCTAGAGCAGGCAATTTCTCAAGCTTAG
- the LOC101493515 gene encoding large ribosomal subunit protein bL12c-like, translating to MSHNSIRFIKLIRSLSTEAARTHKVERIADELLNLNRFERHDFTVLWRLKMGLDRYGAPVAGPGPLGPTSSGPAAADASAAAAEKTAFDIKLEKYDSAAKIKIIKEVRSFTDLGLKEAKDLVEKVPCVLKKGLTKEEANPIIDKLKELGATVVLE from the coding sequence ATGTCTCACAACTCCATAAGGTTCATAAAATTGATTCGCTCTCTCTCCACTGAAGCAGCTCGCACTCACAAAGTTGAACGCATTGCAGATGAACTTCTCAACCTCAACAGATTCGAAAGACACGATTTTACCGTCCTATGGAGACTCAAAATGGGCCTCGACCGTTACGGTGCTCCAGTTGCCGGACCCGGTCCATTAGGCCCAACTTCATCCGGACCCGCGGCTGCAGATGCAAGCGCCGCAGCGGCAGAGAAGACGGCTTTTGATATAAAGCTGGAGAAGTACGATTCCGCTGCGAAGATCAAGATAATTAAAGAGGTTAGGTCTTTTACTGATTTAGGGTTGAAAGAAGCTAAGGATTTGGTTGAGAAAGTTCCTTGTGTTTTGAAAAAGGGACTCACTAAGGAAGAGGCTAATCCCATTATTGATAAGCTTAAGGAGTTAGGTGCCACTGTTGTCCTTGAatag